aaataataccactgtataaaaataatcatcaaacgaaaaaaatataatagccAGTCGAATTAAGATcgttaaaatgtagttaaataaatgtactgaGTTGAAATGATAACACATGCGAAATGTTtcctatattaaaatagaaaatggaaATACATAAAGTACATAACGAGGATATATACATGGTCAAATGACTGCGACATTGTTGCATGATAAGCATTGACTGTAAGCATGTGACTGGATTAGGAAATGCGTTGgattgttttaaatctatttaattttcgtCACCTCTACTATGACCTTGACTGAAGTTAGCCTTTGAAGTATGTCGGGTTTAAggtattataattatcattacttacataaataaattaaatatatatttctactTAAAGTTTGATCAAGAATCCTTAGTTTGGCGGCAAGGAAAGACCTTTAAGGTATTAAGATATGCGGCACGATATGATCGGATACTTGGTTTGATAAAGAtatgtgatttaattttataaatgttagatATATCTATAGCGGATATGATAATAGTTCATTATTGTCTTAAGGTTGGGgaaatctttattataacaataaaaaatgtttatctttCCTTATAATGCAGaatgaaattgttaatattgttaacaCTATGCGCACTCGCTGCGGCATTGCCGAAGTCAAGAAAAGAAGTTCAATATGGTAAGTCATCATCTTAGTTTTTACAGCAAAGATTAATAACTCGCTTTTAATGCTTAATTGTTTACTTGGCGAGTTACCATTGAGATGGAATAAAAACATTAGGTGTCTATTtgtaagcaaaataaaaaagtcttCTGTTTTTATAGAGTCCCTGTCTGAGGTGTCAACTAGTGATCGCAACTTCCTAATCAACTTGCTCATTCGTCAGCTTATAACATATGTCCGTAATGTGATCAACAACGGCTCGGACTTGTTCGGCCTACCACCTCTGGACCCCCTCGACTTGGACAGTTTCCGTCTACAAATACCAGCTGGGATAGCCAAGTAAGTAGATATCAAAGATTGATGGCTTCAATCTCACGCACCTTTCGGGATCTTAAATGACGATGAGGTCCAGTCATGGGGTCCTTGAACAAGTGATTTAACACATCGGAGGAAATGGAGGTCAATACTACACATATGTATTCTATTTGATCGTGGTTTCATTAAATTACTACATTAGTGAAATATATACAGTTGATGTAAGCACTACAAATGCCTTAGTAATAGTGGTTATAATACAGCggttatatatgtatatatttacctTATAAGTTACAATCcaatatactttttttctaatgtatgatttgtttgaatttacattatgatatttaaacacttatatttatgtatttttttaattcagcttCGACCTAGATCTTCAAAAGATTTTCATGACCGGCCTGGGTGGGTTCGTGGTGCACAAGAGCGAGCTCATCCTGCGCGATCTCAGCTTTGAACTCGATTTATCCGTGCCTAAACTGGATATAAGTACCGGTATGTATTCATAACTCTAGTCATGAGTTTCCACCgctgaaaaaatatacaaaaacatgttacaaCGACATAACTTATGCCCGTAACCCACAAGGTAGCACAGCATAGCATTTGGCGCAGTCATGACACACCTTtctcgcttcttctacattcatacatctactcATAAatgcacaaaaatattttgttatcccTTTTATTTAAAGAGGGATACTAACAGGTTTTTATGCAGTGGAAATCACGCTATGATCTTCCTTCTTGTTAAAGTGCTTATCAGATCAATTATAAAAACGGATGcgaaaaaaacttagtattgtttttgtaattttcagaAATCTACGATTTCACTGGCGATTTATTTAATGCAATTCCACTTTATGGCAAGGGGAATGCCTCGTAAGTATTTGCAACTTAGTATTTTACGTATCAGCTCTTAAAATGAAACATGGAACTAAAATTGATAATCTTCTGACTTTtacatctttttaaaatttcttaagtTGAGTAGTTATATATCTGTCGTAAGTTAAGCACcctaattatgttattatagtAAGGactgctttaatttttttttaaagattccAGATTGAGGAATTTCGTTTACGGGCAAAAATCTACCTAAAACAATCGGACAACGAAAAATCTATTATCATCGACAGAATCGAAGGAGCATCTTTTGAACTTCCATCttttaaggtaaaattaaaaattgtacaaaaaaatcagattaattttaatcggTTACACTTTAATTATCTTTACGTAAgataagacatttttttatattgtttttttttttttttcgcagTCAAACGTAAACGGGGCTATCGGAGGTGGTGACATAGACGTAATAGTGAATGCAGTGATCCAGGAGGTGGTTGTGGACTACATCAACCGTTTCCGAGGCGCCATCTCCAACTTTGGTTCAGAATTTATTATCGATTTTGCCAACCCCTATCTTAACCAACTAGATACTTGGAAGTATATCGAGAGACTGCTATAatactacttttaaatatactgattttttgttgatattgcacttttattgaaaagattaaattaaaaaaaatatacttcaaTACTAAGACTTGTTATTCTTCCTTCAAGGGTAGACGATGTTATACTCATCGTTTAGATATACACTTAGGAACTTACtacgtataaattaaatacctaCAAAATTAACGTGCTCACCTTATTGAATTAGAAAAAGAGAACATAATTTCTTCacttacacatttttaattttattggatTATTAAACATCgaatattatttgatacaatttaattatttgtatccCATGAtggaatattaattataaagagaaaaatgtatcaatttGGACATTCGTTTTAATTTGGAACGTAgtataaagtacaaaaataaatattacataaaaagtataatattaatgtagtaATATATAAACCGGCTCCGAAAATCTTCACAATCTCTTCGTGCTTAGGTCGTTCCTTATCACCATACTTCTCGACAAACTCCCGTAAAATCCATCAAGAAGCCATCAGGACAGTTGTCGTCTGTGAAGTTGTACCCGTCGTCGGGAGAATCGTCAAACGCAACGTTTCTTATAATCACTGCAGGTTCGGGAACAACAACATCGTCCCGCATCATCGAACGTGTCCCGATAGATCTTGTATACACTGAAGCTACCAGCAACAAtaatacaattgtttttaacattttgcaCAAATTCGTAGTAACTGTGCGTCAAGCCGTGGATTTTATACACAAATGATATCTGACATCTGAACTAAGGCCAAACGTCGACTTCCGGTCATTTCGCCCACACGAGGATGTCCGGACGGCTCAAAAGATATACGATGTTATTcgatttaatacaaattggaCATCTTTTGCgtgttattgttaaatattttacgctTTTCTGGCGAATTAcgagttttatttcaaaattaataagtgaGTCTAAGATACAGTACACACAAActcgaataaaaatatatgaaatttaaattaacgtaaaatcaaaaacagtagataaatataaagaggAAAATGCTCACACGCCTATAAGACGCCTGTAtcttaaataatcttaattctaAAAAACGAAACCACGACTGACTGAGGTTCCATTTGTTGGctgcaatttaaaacaaagattaacATGAAATGACATCTTAACATCAGCACCTAGTCCAGAAAATAAACTATTCTAGTTTTACAGCACAgcacattttgaaattttcgTTGTTATAAGAACTATAGCTAGTGGTGATAATAGTAGCAAATCATCTTCCTCGAGCTTTCCCTCGGGCATACGCCTAAGTGGGCGCGAAAGCTGCTGTACGTGGAAATTCAAGATGAGGAACTACTTGATACATGAGGACTTATGGGAGGCAATAGACGGTTATCCTGAGAGTGATACTACTCTAGCTTCGATTAAATCACGTAACGATCGTAAGGTGTTGGCGAAGATTTGCTTAACATTAGAAGGTCCTGCAATCACCTATGTCCGCAGCGCAACTTCAGCAAAAGAAGCATGGGATGAACTTAAAAATGCTTACGAAGACCGCGGAATGGGACGGAGATTAGCCCTAGAACGAAAACTATATAGAATGAATCTCGCAGATTACACTGATATGGAATCTTATATCAATGCTGTATTGAGTACATTGAGAGACCTGGATGATATTGGCAAGAAAATAGAAGATGCTTCTGTAGCTGGTATCCTGTTGGGCGGGCTTACAGCTAAGTACGAGCCAATGATCATGACCCTGGAGACGAGTAACATTACGATAACTGCTGATCAGGTGAAAACTAACTGCTAAGTGAAGTATTTCAGAATGATCCAGAACAGGTTGCATTTAGAGCTGGTGGTATTGCAGTTCCAATGAATAAAAAGAAGATTAAGAAAGTGGTGTGTTTCGAATGCAAGGAGCCAGGACATAAGAGACCAGACTGTCCACGACGTAAGAGGAACGAAAAGGACAAGGGAGCGAGTGCTAATGTTACTGCTTTGACGGCACTATCGGGTTCTGACAAGAAAGACGTATGGTTCATAGACTCCGGAGCTACGACTCACCTGACATCTAGGTTGGACTGGATATCAGAACTAAAGACTAGTGTAAGACTACCTTAATAGTGGTAAGGTTACTGTTGTAAATAGGATCTTCTATGAGATCTAAAAATATCGTACATTGTAAGACTGGCATTGTAAAAgcaagacatttttaaatgtgacatgtttttatattcgAATATGTTCTTGAGttagaattttaattgaagTAATTTTGTATGCTGTATAACatgaatttaacatttaacatgTATAACATGAATTtgtattagtttaataataaacattgtttactAATCTTTAAATAGCGTTATTCGCTGCGCTAACCAAATTACAACAGGTTATGGGTTGACCAAACCGGTAGAAATATGAGCCGCCTAATAACATTCCATATCAAGAATTAGTAGGTTCTTTAATGTATTTAGCGGTCTGTACAAGACCAGATGTAGCTTTTGCAATAAGTTACTTAAGTCAGTTTAACAGTTGTTATGGTGAGCAACATTGGCAGACACTAAAAAGAGTTCTTCGCTATCTTAAAGGCACCAAAAGCCTGGGGCTGGTGTTTAAACAAAGTGGAAGAGATTTAGAAGGATTTGTTGATGCAGATCATGCGGGTGATGTAACAGATCGCAAGTCCTATTcaggttatatttttaaatttgggtCTGCACCCGTAAGTTGGGAAAGCAGAAAACAAACAGTAGTTGCGTTATCAAGTGCAGAAGCGGAATCCATTAGTTTGTCAAATGCTGCAAGAGAAGCAGTTTTCCTTAAGAGGTTATTTGGAGAAATAACTGGAGTTAATAAGACTATTAAGCTGAGTAGTGATAGTCAGTCTGCAATAGCTATGGCAAACAGAAAACTAACCAAGGAGTATTTTCAACAAAGTAGTAATCCGGAAAGTCAAGCCTAAGGCTCCAAAACCTCCGAACTAAGGGTCGCGGTCGTTAGTGCCCCAACAGGACTCTTGACAAGGGAAATCGCATAAAAATCCTAGAAGAGCTCCACGAAGAAATGATTAACTTCGCTTGGCAAACAGAAGGTGCGGGCGAAGAACCAGACATGCCAGTCTTCGTTGGCAAACCAACCTTCGTTGGGGAGCCATAAGAATCTGGTGCGAGGAACATTACACAGTGACCTTTCTCAAGAAAGCGATAGAATATCCGAAGTTGTAACAGGGCAGAGTACTAACTGTAGTCCGGCAGGCTGATCTCCTGCCCCACCAACGGTTCCCGCCTTGTCGTGGCGGTGGGGCTCTAGTAACCGTGGCTGCCTCCCACGGTGAAGCTTAAAGGAACCAGGGTTGGTCCAACGTGCAGGACTGGTTGTCTGAGCCGGGACTGATAGGTCTAGCGAGCAGGGCCGGCCCACCCGGACGAGGCTGAAGACAAATGGAAAAAGTCGCTGGACATAGGACGCATGCTGTACCGTCAGAACAGATGGATATCGATCAAAGACTGGCTACTTCTCGGAGCCGAACGGCAGCAGGAAAGATGGTTCGTGAAGTTAACCATCCCTGACAACCACATACCTACTTTACTAGCCAGGGGCAGGCAACTGGGGTGCTGCCTTGGCAGCGTCTACTTAAAATCCCTGGGTAAAGGAGGCAGGTACCGTAGTACCGTGTCGTAACACACCCCAACACAACAGCCCTCAGGAAGATCTGCCAAAAAAGCAATCCACGCCAAACACCTGCGTAGACCCACCAACAGACACCGCTGTACAGACGTTAGGAACGAAGGAGGGCCCTGTTGAACCCACACCGGGACCATCAGGACTGCAACCAGTTCGTCGGTTGAGGAATCGACTGGCTCCCTGTCAGCCGCCTCTCTCACTGATTGTGACGACGCGGGAGCACTGCTGGCAGGCCTTTATATCGATAAGGAGGAGGACGAATTAAAGGCTCGCCAAAATGCCGTGCCCTTCGTCGAATAAATGCACTCCAATACACTGacaattaataacattaatctCCAATGGATCAAAGGACACAGTGGTTCGATAGGGAACGATGCAGCAGACGAATTGGCCCGCCGATGGTCAGATAGCAGTGCTATCGGCCCAGCAGGTTACCTAAGATCGCAAATCACAATCCTGGGACAAGATCGAAACATGCAGGCAGGCAAAAGAAGCCCTGCCGAAGATTAACAGGAGGGTAACTAGGAGGTTGCTTCAGTTAAACAAGGCACAACTACAGATAGTTGTGGCTGTCATTACTGGACAtggcaattttaataaacatttgtttaatacaGGTATTACAGACAACCCCCTATGCAGATTGTGCATGGGTGATGAAGATACGGCATCCCACATGATACTGCACTGCCCAGCAGTGTATGAATACAGGGTAAAACATCTCGGATCACTGAGAACACTCCCAGAGCTCACAGACATCAAGGGGTTGCTGAGATTTTTTGGAGAGTTGGTTTGGCTGGAGTGAATACAGATTCTCCtcacacataaaatatttttttttgtgtttgttccgggtaattcTCGAAATGGCTTTGTTGATCACGGGACTTTTACAAGTATTACTTGTAGtctttacaaatatcttgGTGGAAGGTGCACTGCAAAGTACATTtccttacatttataaaaaaaatgatcttTTTCTATGTGGTACATGCTCATTTAAAAgttcaaaaaaatcttttaaacaaaagtagtattttttctcacaatttatataaaatgtataagttAGATAACCtagtaaatacaataaaacatgTGGGCTCAAaacacataaacaaaataatagtgttatgtataaaatatctaataatttataacaaatcaaGTATcacataatgtaattttaaatacataagatCTGgtatataataacattttttatttaaaactatttcctTGAACACACTCTGATTAACATTTTCAGTGCCACTGCCTTGTTTGGTAAATTcactttcatataaaataattgtagtagCATGGAAAGTGTTAATAGGTTACATGGACCCAGTCTTAGTAATTGTCATAGGAGTTAGATCTAATATTGTCTAATAGTTAAATGTAGTGGCTAATAGtttataagttattataacaaaatatatttttttaatttttaaatatatgtaaaaaagagAGGCAAATACCCTCAACAACAAAGAGACTTATAGACAGAGTATTTCGCTGTTACGATTCTGTTGGTGGTTTCCTGTCTCTCGGCTGTGGTGGGGGTTGCCGTTCTCTGGGCTTTGGTGGTGGTTGCCTTTCCCTAGGTTGTGGCGGGGATTGTCCTGTCGCCTTTTTAGGTTCCGGTGGCGGTTGACGGGGCCTCGGTTCCGGCGGAGGTTGTCGCTGCCGAGGAGCACTAGGATGATGAGTATCTCCTAATTCTGGattcatattgttttaaaacctAAAATGCATTCCACACGTTACGCATCGGACAATAGATTATTGTAAACTAGAAAGaagatgttaataaaaaactgcCTTGCCTGTAGAATGatcgttaaatatttaaaaaaattacaatttctccaaagttttaacaaaacaatacttCGATTTGTTTTTGACGTTCAGGGGTAATGCTAATGTCTCAATCCATTTGTCAATGTCAGTAAAAAGTGATTGCAAAGTTCTCAATGGTTCTTCTCCGTGAACAAATACGATAGCTGTAAAGACAAATTTTTTGCATTGTTTTATTGCTTGAAATACACAATAAGCACAATGTTTTTctcgttaaaaaattaaggtacatttatttttctataaattgtttaattaaatggtaataCTGAAAAGGAATGAAATGTACGAAATTTGAATGAGGAGTGAACGATTGAATTGGACAAAGACAAAATCTATCCGAGAAGAAGAACAAAAACTGCGAATGAAAAGTGTTTTCGGGGAGAAAAATTGTCGCTTTTTCATGTGATTTGTGAATTTGTGTTTGTGCAAAATTCATTGTAGACTTTGTTTGTATAGTATTTTTGAAGCAAAGTTGCCAAAAAAACGTACCGCTTGGTAGTAATATGAGTAATGTTACCAACCAAAATGGAACAGGTCTAGAGCAGCAGGTCAGTACCTCATGTACTAGTGCTATGTATtgattttctctttatttgccaatatatgaatatttcttgtattaattttcaatttactttaataaattatgtcgTATCTAATTCATGAGGAACAGGGTAGTGcttttctattataaagtCTCTCTTTACGTGTCTCGTTGTAACCAACATGGCGACTTGGGTTCTTCTATGGTATCTGATTGATTTTATAGGCTTTTccaattttgtattaattatatcctctagataataaaacaaacattttcagCGTTATTTCTGACAATACATGTGAAATGACTGTCACGGTAAATTTGCGTGTCACGATTCGTGGAAATTTACTGCttgatttttctaaaatttacaatgcattttataaatataatgataaatttatCCTACCGGTGTacgttaagttttaattaatggctattaaaaaatctggcacattatttttatttgagccTATCCTACATGTATATAGTTATTGATCTGTAatgtcatataaattttacatacatttagTCAGGGTTAAGTTTAGGATAAAAAGCCGTGTTAACTACACTTCAGCTTGTTATTGTTAGCAACAGTTGGTAAAGCTTAATACCATAGTTAAAAGAtgacattttgaaataacCTATTTCATAATCTCATCTTTTGAATGATGATATGAATTAATCaggttatttatgtatttatcaaTCAAAATTATGTTGCTAGCTTGCTGGTCTGGACTTGCAGCCTCAGGCTTCTAAGGGTGCTGGCCGATACATCCCTCCGCATCTGCGTAGGCAGTTGCAGCAGGCCAACACTTCTCaaggtaaaattttattctaacaAAATAGCTTGAACCAAAATAACACCGAGGACCtcgtatgtaattatttagatataaccttaaaaaataaatattgtgtttttaccctaattagtaaaaaaaaaaatccgtaaTTAATTAGTGGTTTTACAAACAAGTTGTAACTCTTACCACACTAAAAATACAATCATACAAAAATTCATCAACATCTGTCGAGAAATCTTATAGTAGTTACCTCAGTATATTTgtacaaagatattttacatGCATTgacatttacaaaatgtatttaagtaaatgcactaaaattcaaagttacaacatttttattaaaaaaaaaaaaaatcttaaagtaGGTCATTGAGAACATAGGAATCAGGGTTGCATTATCAATTTAACACTTCCTTTGTCAATAGataactttaacttatttctatatttgtatattcaaTGCTATGATGAGGCTGAGAGGatgtatatttacttttaaatataactgttaCTATATCATATTAAATCCAATCTGGGAAAAGTGGTACAATGGTGAAGTCGGCACCAACAATATTAGTTGGGTGCATAAATGGGATGACTCAACTggtaaaataccacgaccaagCCACAGGCTGGTATGATGTCGAAACAATTCTGTATTTCTTTGATGAGTGTTCATGCAGGAGGCCTAGTGTTATTTCTTTTCCTTTTGCCTTCTtaccctttttttataataaagggATGGAGAAAGAGGTTGATTTGACAGAAAAGGGGATGCattggaaggggaaatattctttttctgtgTATCCCTTCATCTGTTGATGAAAGATAGGCAACCCACCTGCCATTGCAAATGCTGATGTGgactattttggcgaatttacGCGGCTGCTTGCGCATTTGCAAACTTTTGCTTTAAAAAAGTGACATTAAATCTCAAACAATAAActcttttataacatttatatttttttattatttcataaacatatttatttctaacaaGTAAATAGCTATTGTACATGGAAATACAATTATATTCATGTATATCCACTAGTATGTTTTGATGctgtaatgtttttgtttgacCTGGCTATTGTTTAttgtcttaaaataatatttactaataatgCAAATATCTTTCATGAATAAGATCCATAGCCCTTATTATGTCATAATAATATCATCTTATTGatatattagtataaatgtacatttacaatttctttaattttaaatttaaaacaatatcagtcagttttacatgtaattttattttttataaacatgaacagttagtgtttacattatgccagttgtaTGCCAGCACTGATATTGAGCAATACTGGTATAATATAAACCAGGCAATAAGACATATAGGGAAATTtgcatattttgtttgttgcaTATCActcaataaacaaaacacaaacatTGGTGACTCTTTTTCCTCTGCAGTCAGAGTCCATAGTCAATGGTTTCACATAACTGTTAGTTAATTATACCAGTTCAAATGATAAAATGTCTGTTGGGTGAGCTGGTATGATGTAGAGTTGTGTTTTTGTTGCAGGGGAAGAGCCTAAGCGTCAAAGCTTAGACGCTCGTCCAAACGAGTCTCGGGATATCCGTACATCATTCGGCGGCAACTCCAGGACTTACGAGCGCGGTGGTCGCCGTGACGACCGAGACCGCGACCGTGACGACCGCGGATACGACTCGCGCTACCCGCGCAGGGAACGAGGTCAGTGCAAACACACACCTTAAGATGGGACAACATATCTTATTGTTTTCTAAGATATGTCGAAAGTAATAATTCTGTTCATATCCGACTAATGTAGAAATTTCCCTGAATAACTATCATGAACATTATCATACTCAATTTGTATCAACAAAGCTGTACtaatacaaagttttattagaatttttattagattttttaactgtgttttataatactttctTCTTTTCATGCTTCATGCTAACACAGAGCAATGTAagtgatattaaatatatggtttttttaaacaatcttaattgtttttttttctctaatgtattttaattgtgtAGAATCTTTTGAGGATTAATCGCTATGAACAGCCCCTCTTTTAAAGTAGAATGTTTAGAAAGACTGCAACCTAGCGTAATGTATGACTGGACCTATGTAAAGTTAATAagtgaataattaatataaaaaaggagTTTGAATATCAGGTCGTGACGCGAGCTATCAGAATGGCGAGTCGGAGTCGGAGCGGTGGGGAGGCGAGCGCGGAgagcgcggcgggcgcgggcgcgagGACGCCGAgcccccgccgccgccgcgcaaCGACCGCTGGAAGGAGCCCGAGCCGCGCCAGGACGATAGAGCCCCTTCGCGCAGCCACGGCTGGGGCTCCGACGACGTGCGCCGCAACCGCAGGGACGACGTGTCACATgtataaaaccttttaaatCTCTTCAACTACATTAAATCTTTCCAATTACACTAGCACCAGCACATCATTCATCTGCTCTCTTAGAGAGAAAACGTTTCTCTTCCGCGCCTTTCAACATCATCTCAGTAGTCATTTCTTtcaataaattcattattccatccttataaaataaatcatgaaGTAAGGCTGGTTGGCCACAAAATCCTCCTTCAagaaatttattcttaaatatgGAGGTTTTATTACCCTGAATCAATTTcttttactagatttttgtAGCATGTCTAGTTTTTTGTacgatttttgaaaaattcaaaattttcgGATTTTATTAGAACtttgaaacataattttttcgaAACATTATATAGTTGTCTGTGCATATATAGAATTGGTTTTAGCCAGTAGTAGGAGcaagaaataattttggtaGTAGGTCATATCCCCTTGCGCGATTATTTCGCAGTTCAGTGTACTCCAAAATGTTAtatgaacataacaaaaatattaaatcatcatagtttttatattcaatgtgCTGTTTTTGTTTCCATgttatatttcagttttagaGCATCATAACTTAATggagagatttttttttgccaaccagtgttatctatttttaaaatagttattatatttttatataaattttatcaatttttttttgtttctaaattgacgagtataaaaatatgtgtactaaaaaaagtattacttATTATACGCGGgagtttaaacaaattaatagttACCATcaagataatttgtttctcaatttttgtgtaatttttggCGTTGTTGATTGTATTTTTGCAGGAACTAATTATGCGTGGTCCATCTCATCTAAATTTTTCATACCTCGTGTATTGTTCTCGTCAATGTTTTTGGCGGTTCAAGATCACCGTGCGCTGCGCAATGCGCCTCCCCCCACATCCCTTCACTCCCCGCCacacctaaaattgtgttctgcgcagcgaCTCGCGCGATGTTCCGAGCCGCCAAGATGTTTGAACTCCCCCCATAACAAATCAGATGGCCAATGTAACTCAGGGGAGCGACAAACCGGGTTGCggtatttctaataaaatcacaataatattctatgttcttttcaattttttgttgctaaaagttaaaaatgtatattttgttataagatTGAtaagacatatttattttgtgactTGGCAAAAAACCTCTCTTTGGGTTTTTAGCCGACTACCGTTCTGATGATCCGAAGTATGTGGGAGCAGGATGTATATTAAGTTAATAGATATGTGATTGTAAAgatatatgttaataataataataatgtgtaGAATGATTGGACGATCCCGCTACCTCGCGACGAGCGGCAGGAGTTGGAGCTGTTTGGCACTGGCAATACAGGCATCAACTTC
This sequence is a window from Papilio machaon chromosome 3, ilPapMach1.1, whole genome shotgun sequence. Protein-coding genes within it:
- the LOC106712355 gene encoding uncharacterized protein LOC106712355, translating into MKLLILLTLCALAAALPKSRKEVQYESLSEVSTSDRNFLINLLIRQLITYVRNVINNGSDLFGLPPLDPLDLDSFRLQIPAGIANFDLDLQKIFMTGLGGFVVHKSELILRDLSFELDLSVPKLDISTEIYDFTGDLFNAIPLYGKGNASFQIEEFRLRAKIYLKQSDNEKSIIIDRIEGASFELPSFKSNVNGAIGGGDIDVIVNAVIQEVVVDYINRFRGAISNFGSEFIIDFANPYLNQLDTWKYIERLL